A part of Penaeus chinensis breed Huanghai No. 1 chromosome 6, ASM1920278v2, whole genome shotgun sequence genomic DNA contains:
- the LOC125026432 gene encoding pro-resilin-like, with protein sequence MMSLILCAILGVVVADRLNGFNGNGNGYGAPPPPSNGYGAPTNGFNGNGNGNGNGNGNGYGAPAPPSNSYAAPRNTYGTPNGAYGVDPEIAALAENIPGGGVPGEDYPILASVPDTGFSCDDQAVQGYYADTAAEAGCQVFHICQDRALRRQQDSFLCPNGTIFNQQYLVCDWWFNVDCSQAESFYSVNELIGVVPDAGYAYGPATNGNGNGYGSNGNGRNGNGKNGSNGYGSNGNGRNGNGGSNGNGYGAPPAPSNGYGAPAAPSNSYGTPF encoded by the coding sequence CAATCCTTGGCGTCGTTGTGGCCGACCGCCTCAACGGATTCAACGGAAATGGTAACGGTTACggagcacctcctcctcccagcaATGGATATGGTGCACCCACCAACGGATTCAAcggaaatggtaatggtaacggcAACGGTAACGGTAACGGTTACGGAGCACCTGCTCCTCCTAGCAACAGTTATGCAGCTCCCAGGAACACCTATGGCACGCCCAACGGCGCCTACGGAGTAGACCCTGAGATTGCCGCTTTGGCCGAGAACATTCCCGGGGGCGGTGTCCCcggcgaggactaccccatcttggcttccgtgcccgacaccggcttctcgtgcgatgaccaggcggtgcaaggttattacgctgacactgcagctgaagccggctgccaggtgttccatatctgccaggaccgcgccctcaggcgccaacaggactcgttcctgtgccccaacggtaccatcttcaaccagcagtacctggtatgtgactggtggttcaacgtggactgttcTCAAGCTGAGAGCTTCTACTCCGTCAACGAACTCATCGGAGTCGTTCCCGACGCCGGATACGCCTATGGACCCGCCACCAACGGAAACGGTAACGGCTATGGCTCCAACGGCAACGGAAGGAACGGAAACGGCAAGAACGGAAGCAATGGATACGGCTCCAACGGAAACGGAAGGAACGGAAACGGAGGCAGCAACGGCAACGGCTACGGTGCCCCCCCTGCCCCAAGCAACGGATACGGTGCCCCAGCTGCCCCATCCAACTCCTATGGAACTCCTTTCTAA
- the LOC125026634 gene encoding pro-resilin-like → MGNDTATSFFTPTTERRSLGGDWTAPSSIKVGRQSFIVTLPPPLPLLSLIMKSLILCAILGVVVADRLNGFNGNGNGYGAPPPPSNGYGAPTNGFNGNGNGNGNGNGNGYGAPAPPSNGYAAPRNTYGTPNGAYGVDPEIAALAENIPGGGVPGEDYPILASVPDTGFSCDDQAVQGYYADTAAEAGCQVFHICQDRALRRQQDSFLCPNGTIFNQQYLVCDWWFNVDCSQAESFYSVNELIGVVPDAGYAYGPATNGNGNGYGSNGNGRNGNGKNGSNGYGSNGNGKNGNGGSNGNGYGAPPAPSNGYGAPAAPSNSYGTPF, encoded by the exons ATGGGAAACGACA CAGCGACCTCGTTTTTCACACCGACAACTGAACGAAGGTCGCTGGGCGGAGACTGGACAGCGCCTTCGAGTATAAAGGTTGGCCGCCAGTCGTTCAtcgtcactctccctcctcctctcccgcttctAAGCCTCATCATGAAGTCCCTCATCCTTTGTG CAATCCTTGGCGTCGTTGTGGCCGACCGCCTCAACGGATTCAACGGAAATGGTAACGGTTACggagcacctcctcctcccagcaATGGATATGGTGCACCCACCAACGGATTCAAcggaaatggtaatggtaacggcAACGGTAACGGTAACGGTTACGGAGCACCTGCTCCTCCTAGCAACGGTTATGCAGCTCCCAGGAACACCTATGGCACGCCCAACGGCGCCTACGGAGTAGACCCTGAGATTGCCGCTTTGGCCGAGAACATTCCCGGGGGCGGCGTCCCCGGTgaggactaccccatcttggcttccgtgcccgacaccggcttctcgtgcgatgaccaggcggtgcaaggttattacgccgacactgcagctgaagccggctgccaggtgttccatatctgccaggaccgcgccctcaggcgccaacaggactcgttcctgtgccccaacggtaccatcttcaaccagcagtacctggtatgtgactggtggttcaacgtggactgttcTCAAGCTGAGAGCTTCTACTCCGTCAACGAACTCATCGGAGTCGTTCCCGACGCCGGATACGCCTATGGACCCGCCACCAACGGAAACGGTAACGGCTATGGCTCCAACGGCAACGGAAGGAACGGAAACGGCAAGAACGGAAGCAATGGATACGGCTCCAACGGAAACGGAAAGAACGGAAATGGAGGCAGCAACGGCAACGGCTACGGTGCCCCCCCTGCCCCAAGTAACGGCTACGGTGCCCCAGCTGCCCCATCCAACTCCTATGGAACTCCTTTCTAA